In Sulfurospirillum tamanense, one DNA window encodes the following:
- the fbaA gene encoding class II fructose-bisphosphate aldolase, whose protein sequence is MAKLLDIVGAGVVHGEGVQNLFNHAKQEGFALPAVNVVSTHSVNAVLEAAKVAGSAIIVQFSHGGGQFYGGKGIDSEEAALLGTISGATHVHLMAQSYGVPVMLHTDHAARKLLPWIDALLDASERHFEQTGKPLFSSHMLDLSEEPLEENIATCERYLARMSKIGMTLEIELGVTGGEEDGVDNTHVDNALLYTQPEEVAYAYERLSKISDKFTIAASFGNVHGVYKPGNVILRPAILANSQAYIQEKFGTGEKPVNFVFHGGSGSTLEEIKEAVRYGVVKMNIDTDTQWAFWDGVRGYVKQYHAYLQGQIGNPEGEDKPNKKIYDPRKWLREGEKSMVKRLQVAFSDLNALNRL, encoded by the coding sequence ATGGCAAAGCTTTTGGACATTGTTGGGGCGGGCGTGGTGCACGGAGAAGGGGTGCAAAACCTCTTTAATCATGCAAAACAAGAAGGATTTGCGTTGCCTGCAGTCAATGTGGTGAGTACCCATTCGGTGAACGCCGTGCTTGAAGCAGCCAAGGTTGCAGGGTCTGCCATTATTGTGCAGTTTTCCCATGGTGGCGGTCAGTTTTATGGCGGCAAGGGGATTGATAGCGAAGAAGCGGCGCTTTTAGGAACCATTTCAGGGGCCACTCACGTGCATTTGATGGCCCAGTCTTACGGCGTGCCTGTGATGTTGCACACCGATCACGCTGCACGCAAGTTGTTGCCGTGGATTGATGCACTTTTAGATGCAAGTGAACGCCATTTTGAGCAAACAGGCAAGCCGTTATTTAGTTCACACATGCTTGACCTCTCTGAAGAGCCTTTGGAGGAAAACATTGCCACCTGCGAGCGCTATTTGGCGCGCATGAGCAAGATTGGCATGACTTTGGAGATTGAACTGGGTGTCACGGGCGGCGAAGAAGACGGCGTGGATAACACCCACGTGGACAATGCGCTGTTGTACACCCAGCCCGAAGAGGTGGCGTATGCCTATGAACGGCTTTCAAAAATAAGCGACAAGTTTACGATCGCGGCTTCTTTTGGAAACGTGCATGGGGTGTATAAGCCTGGTAATGTGATCTTGCGGCCAGCTATTTTGGCAAATTCACAAGCGTATATTCAGGAAAAGTTTGGCACAGGTGAAAAACCTGTGAATTTCGTCTTTCACGGCGGGTCTGGCTCAACGCTAGAAGAGATTAAAGAAGCGGTGCGTTATGGGGTTGTAAAGATGAACATTGACACCGATACCCAATGGGCATTTTGGGATGGCGTGCGAGGTTACGTGAAGCAATACCATGCGTATTTGCAAGGTCAAATTGGCAATCCTGAGGGCGAAGACAAGCCCAATAAAAAAATCTACGACCCACGAAAATGGCTTCGTGAGGGCGAAAAAAGCATGGTCAAGCGTTTGCAAGTTGCCTTTAGCGATTTGAACGCACTAAACCGCCTGTAG
- a CDS encoding tautomerase family protein, with translation MPYVNIKITEEGATKEQKKELIAGVTNLLVRVLGKNPATTVVVIDEVPLENWGIGGESVEVLRKRR, from the coding sequence ATGCCTTATGTGAATATCAAAATTACCGAAGAGGGTGCCACAAAAGAGCAAAAAAAAGAGCTCATCGCCGGCGTTACGAATTTGCTAGTGCGCGTTCTTGGAAAAAATCCTGCCACTACAGTGGTTGTCATTGATGAGGTGCCTTTGGAGAATTGGGGAATTGGGGGTGAGAGTGTGGAAGTGTTGCGGAAGAGGCGCTAA
- the fliW gene encoding flagellar assembly protein FliW, which translates to MEYDVKSEILGFEKMNRARLSVIDETFASLRDVDNENISFTLANPFRLREYSVDIPPYINALLEIDEGAKVEIYAIVVLQNPLDESRVNFLAPLVFNHDNHTLAQAVLRPQDYPQYGMAESIRSLIKES; encoded by the coding sequence ATGGAATACGACGTAAAATCTGAGATTTTAGGTTTTGAAAAAATGAACCGTGCGCGCCTTAGTGTGATTGATGAAACTTTTGCCTCTTTGCGTGATGTGGATAATGAAAATATTTCTTTCACCTTGGCAAACCCTTTTCGCCTTAGGGAATATTCTGTTGATATTCCCCCCTACATTAATGCCTTGCTTGAGATTGATGAGGGAGCAAAAGTGGAAATTTATGCCATTGTGGTGCTTCAAAACCCTCTGGATGAATCCCGTGTTAATTTTTTGGCTCCACTTGTTTTTAATCATGATAATCATACCCTCGCTCAAGCAGTGCTTAGACCCCAAGATTACCCGCAATACGGCATGGCTGAGAGCATTCGATCACTAATAAAGGAGTCATAG
- a CDS encoding OmpA family protein, with product MRFKRSASSDQNFWVAYADLMAGLLFVFILLIGAIVVKYVFMQGDLRAIKTDLNEQKRILQLSEEELAQKKRDVASVTDQLIATRAQNVELSFTKAQLEKALRDLRTQADTTEVSLAAARALLAEQGEKLEKAREGLVLSVQEVAALKLLLLEEAQAKEEAQAKEEAQEALHVSREEAVKLTNMIALKEGELALLAKTLLDKTLAHQKLVEDLDLTKARIKNLTGIRIAVIAELKEKLGDSIDVDAASGAIRLPASVLFDVGSHTLKPEAVETLKATLLPYFEVLLGDEKVREHLDRVIIEGHTDSDGSYMYNLDLSQKRALSVMAFIYGWKESDAALLQKYVSASGRSYSDLIFSDGVENKEASRRIEIKFSISNKQAMGEIETFLKGEY from the coding sequence ATGCGCTTTAAACGTTCCGCTAGCTCAGATCAAAATTTTTGGGTGGCGTATGCGGATTTGATGGCAGGGTTGTTGTTTGTGTTTATCCTCCTTATTGGCGCGATTGTGGTCAAATACGTCTTTATGCAAGGGGATTTGCGCGCCATCAAAACAGACCTAAACGAGCAAAAACGGATTTTGCAACTCAGCGAAGAAGAGCTAGCGCAAAAAAAACGCGACGTGGCTAGCGTAACAGACCAACTCATCGCCACGCGTGCGCAAAATGTGGAGCTTAGTTTCACCAAAGCCCAACTTGAAAAAGCCTTGCGCGACCTGCGCACCCAAGCGGACACTACAGAAGTCTCTCTCGCTGCTGCGCGCGCGTTGTTGGCCGAACAAGGCGAAAAGCTTGAAAAAGCGCGCGAGGGATTGGTACTTTCCGTGCAAGAAGTGGCGGCGTTAAAGTTGCTTTTGCTAGAGGAGGCGCAGGCCAAAGAAGAGGCGCAGGCCAAAGAAGAGGCGCAAGAAGCGTTACATGTAAGCCGTGAAGAGGCGGTAAAATTGACCAATATGATTGCGTTGAAAGAGGGCGAATTGGCCTTGCTTGCTAAGACGTTGCTTGATAAAACCCTAGCCCATCAAAAATTGGTGGAAGATTTGGATCTGACTAAGGCGCGCATCAAAAACCTGACGGGCATTCGCATCGCAGTGATTGCAGAGCTTAAAGAAAAACTAGGCGACAGCATTGACGTGGACGCTGCAAGTGGCGCGATTAGATTGCCTGCTTCTGTTTTGTTTGACGTGGGTTCACATACCCTAAAGCCTGAAGCAGTTGAAACACTTAAAGCCACTCTTTTGCCTTATTTTGAGGTGTTGTTGGGGGATGAGAAGGTTAGGGAGCATTTGGATAGGGTGATTATTGAGGGGCATACAGATTCTGATGGGTCTTACATGTACAACCTTGACCTTTCGCAAAAACGCGCGCTTTCGGTGATGGCGTTTATTTATGGATGGAAAGAGAGTGATGCTGCTTTGTTGCAAAAATACGTGAGCGCAAGCGGGCGTTCTTATAGTGACCTTATTTTCAGTGATGGCGTGGAAAATAAGGAAGCTTCAAGGCGAATTGAGATTAAATTTAGTATTTCAAATAAACAAGCTATGGGTGAGATTGAGACATTTTTAAAGGGAGAATACTGA
- a CDS encoding peptidylprolyl isomerase — protein sequence MKKWLLGTSLSLVAALSLQAAVYATVNGEEVTDQDIATLMQAMPNQVSFQTLPQEAQQQVIGQAIERKLLTAQAKKEGIEKDPAYLEALAQVKNEIALEVWMKKIYDTTTVSEAKMKEFYTQNSDKFITPPRVKARHILVRDEATAKAIIAELKDLKGAALNEKFSALAKEKSTDGSAQGGGDLGWFAAGQMVKPFSDAAFALKAGELSATPVKTQFGYHVVLTEEKKASENVGFEEAKGQIANALKMEAFRDAVSAKAKGLRQAADVKMK from the coding sequence ATGAAAAAATGGTTACTCGGTACCTCATTAAGTCTTGTGGCAGCACTTAGTCTACAAGCAGCTGTCTATGCAACTGTCAATGGCGAAGAAGTAACAGACCAAGATATTGCAACACTCATGCAAGCTATGCCTAATCAAGTTTCTTTTCAAACGCTTCCTCAAGAAGCACAACAGCAAGTCATTGGGCAGGCCATTGAGCGTAAGCTTTTGACTGCGCAGGCCAAAAAAGAAGGCATTGAAAAAGACCCTGCCTACTTAGAAGCCCTTGCTCAGGTAAAAAATGAAATTGCTCTTGAAGTTTGGATGAAGAAAATTTATGACACAACCACTGTAAGTGAAGCTAAAATGAAAGAATTTTACACACAAAATAGTGATAAATTCATCACGCCACCACGGGTAAAAGCGCGCCATATTTTGGTGCGAGATGAAGCAACAGCAAAAGCTATTATTGCAGAACTAAAAGACCTAAAAGGGGCAGCATTAAATGAGAAATTTAGTGCCCTAGCCAAGGAGAAATCCACTGATGGTAGCGCACAAGGTGGTGGCGATTTGGGCTGGTTTGCTGCGGGCCAAATGGTAAAACCTTTTAGTGATGCCGCTTTCGCCCTAAAAGCAGGAGAGCTTAGTGCAACACCCGTAAAAACCCAATTTGGTTATCATGTGGTATTGACTGAAGAGAAAAAAGCAAGCGAAAACGTTGGCTTTGAAGAAGCGAAAGGGCAAATTGCTAATGCACTCAAAATGGAAGCTTTTCGTGATGCAGTTTCGGCAAAAGCCAAAGGGCTTCGCCAAGCAGCTGATGTAAAAATGAAATAA
- a CDS encoding TrkH family potassium uptake protein — protein sequence MDKHSVNNIAKLLSITGLALGVFLLLPVGVGIYYGESVWKFGVFVGCFLGLHGALFLTVRAHIFTLSLKEGILGVNLIWLLAGIAGGVPLWLYGDIRPMQAFFEAISGFTTTGATVFTDIEALPYSLLMLRSLMQWLGGMGILVLGVGLFSLINPSGSLALFKAEANGVKLEKITPKIKDTALVLWGIYFGLTCLNTLLLYLQGFGFFDALNHAFCTLSTGGFSTKNSSFGAFSDTPLALWTTTCFMLLGGINFLAHFKLLQGSTEGYRYDETRWYGVIFFFLAFILTIIGITSAELSFFEASTHAFFNIASLLTTTGFASVDYETWGQLAVAVCFIAMLIGGNGGSTSGGVKVVRFIIISKVVFAEIKKIIHPNAIFGVFMNKNLLSPSLVTATFGFMMLFILTNALIVIFLFGSGYDALTSISAAIACVGNVGPGFGLVGPAQHYGFFTDTEAFVLALGMIAGRLEIYTFFLVFFSGFWRRF from the coding sequence ATGGATAAACATTCTGTAAACAATATTGCCAAGCTATTAAGCATCACAGGGTTGGCCTTGGGGGTGTTTTTACTTTTACCTGTTGGGGTTGGTATTTATTATGGTGAGAGTGTTTGGAAGTTTGGAGTCTTTGTTGGATGTTTTCTTGGGCTACATGGGGCTCTTTTTCTTACCGTACGTGCACACATCTTTACTTTGAGCCTCAAGGAAGGTATTTTGGGTGTTAACCTCATCTGGCTACTTGCAGGAATCGCAGGGGGTGTTCCTTTGTGGCTTTATGGTGACATACGCCCCATGCAGGCTTTCTTTGAAGCCATTAGTGGGTTCACCACCACTGGAGCGACTGTTTTTACTGATATTGAAGCACTCCCCTACAGCCTTTTGATGTTGCGCTCCCTAATGCAATGGCTTGGTGGCATGGGAATTTTAGTGCTGGGTGTTGGGCTTTTTTCACTGATTAACCCTAGTGGCTCATTGGCGCTGTTTAAGGCTGAAGCCAATGGGGTGAAATTAGAAAAAATAACTCCCAAAATCAAAGATACGGCCTTGGTGCTTTGGGGGATTTATTTTGGCCTTACCTGCTTAAACACTCTTTTGCTCTATCTTCAAGGTTTCGGCTTTTTTGATGCACTGAATCACGCTTTCTGCACGCTCTCCACGGGTGGTTTTTCAACTAAAAATAGTTCCTTTGGAGCATTTTCTGACACCCCGCTAGCCTTGTGGACTACGACTTGTTTTATGCTACTGGGAGGTATTAATTTTTTAGCACACTTTAAATTGCTCCAAGGAAGCACAGAGGGGTATCGTTATGACGAAACCCGTTGGTATGGGGTTATTTTCTTTTTTCTTGCCTTTATTCTTACCATCATAGGAATTACATCTGCTGAGCTTTCTTTTTTTGAGGCATCAACCCATGCTTTTTTCAACATCGCCTCTTTATTGACCACTACGGGATTTGCCTCAGTAGATTATGAAACATGGGGACAATTGGCAGTTGCTGTATGTTTCATTGCCATGCTTATTGGAGGAAATGGGGGGTCAACCTCAGGTGGTGTAAAAGTTGTGCGTTTTATTATTATTTCTAAAGTTGTATTTGCAGAAATCAAAAAAATTATTCATCCAAACGCCATCTTTGGAGTATTTATGAATAAAAACCTACTCAGCCCTTCTCTTGTGACTGCCACCTTTGGATTTATGATGCTGTTTATTTTAACCAATGCTCTTATTGTCATTTTTCTATTTGGCTCAGGCTATGATGCGCTCACCAGTATTTCTGCTGCTATAGCTTGTGTTGGAAATGTGGGACCAGGGTTTGGGCTTGTCGGCCCAGCACAGCATTATGGTTTTTTTACAGACACAGAAGCTTTTGTTTTAGCTCTTGGAATGATTGCGGGAAGGCTGGAGATTTACACTTTCTTTCTTGTCTTTTTTAGCGGATTTTGGAGGCGTTTTTAG
- a CDS encoding NAD-binding protein produces the protein MTIIIAGAGRVGFRLARTLSQKHDVIIMDQNEEALARLNESIDALALYANVEDPKSYEPLKGKTYDFFIAVTDSDEINLVCSLIADEKIFVKRKIIRLKNQFFAKSSIASKIGITDAVFPFSMVAESIKSIALNPFANNVKCFKHFSQKLISIRVEQNNSTPSPIATFISDKLHITGIDRNGDFFIPNAQESLQPNDVVFCFGTPEAIQALGEKLQNTLPQKNKCGVIFGANTLGIEIAKALIESGMMVKLIEKDLELCAQASHLLQTNATVINSKYGDYRLYQEEGLASADILIAATANDNENIVKCIEAKELGIRRVIAVNNDIEHYRLMHSLGIIALRGPKMNAFYAILEIINSNAMVEERHFCGGSALSFVRRFEKVPFSLSKNPHPEALILYMQNNCLSTDLQTLDQESSFVLLVFAKRTHEEGVRTWINIL, from the coding sequence ATGACAATTATTATTGCCGGAGCAGGAAGAGTTGGCTTTCGCCTTGCTCGCACTTTGAGCCAAAAACATGATGTTATTATTATGGATCAAAATGAAGAAGCCCTTGCTAGACTCAACGAAAGCATAGACGCCCTTGCTCTTTATGCAAACGTGGAAGACCCAAAAAGCTATGAGCCGTTAAAGGGAAAAACGTACGATTTTTTTATCGCTGTCACAGATTCTGATGAAATCAACCTTGTTTGTTCGCTTATTGCCGATGAAAAAATCTTTGTTAAGCGCAAAATCATTCGTCTAAAAAATCAATTTTTCGCCAAAAGCTCTATCGCCTCAAAGATAGGCATTACGGATGCAGTTTTTCCTTTTAGCATGGTTGCCGAATCTATAAAATCTATTGCTTTAAATCCTTTTGCCAACAATGTCAAATGCTTTAAACATTTCTCTCAAAAACTCATCAGTATTCGCGTTGAACAAAACAATAGCACGCCATCACCCATTGCTACTTTTATTTCCGACAAACTTCACATCACTGGCATTGATCGCAATGGAGACTTTTTTATCCCAAATGCTCAAGAATCACTCCAACCCAATGATGTAGTTTTTTGTTTTGGAACACCTGAAGCCATCCAAGCCCTTGGAGAAAAACTTCAAAACACATTGCCACAAAAAAACAAATGCGGGGTTATCTTTGGAGCCAATACACTAGGAATTGAAATCGCCAAAGCACTCATTGAGAGTGGCATGATGGTCAAGCTTATTGAAAAAGATCTAGAACTTTGCGCTCAAGCCTCCCACCTATTACAAACAAATGCAACGGTCATTAACAGCAAATATGGAGATTACCGTCTTTACCAAGAAGAGGGCCTTGCAAGCGCTGACATCCTTATTGCTGCTACTGCTAACGATAATGAAAATATCGTTAAATGCATTGAAGCAAAAGAGCTTGGGATTAGGCGCGTTATTGCTGTTAATAACGACATTGAGCACTATCGACTCATGCATTCTTTGGGTATCATTGCTCTGCGAGGTCCAAAAATGAACGCATTTTACGCCATCTTGGAAATCATAAACTCAAACGCCATGGTAGAAGAACGGCATTTTTGCGGCGGGAGTGCTCTTTCTTTTGTGCGTCGTTTTGAAAAAGTTCCTTTTTCATTGTCAAAGAACCCGCATCCAGAAGCGTTAATTTTATATATGCAAAACAATTGCCTTAGTACTGATTTGCAAACCCTTGACCAAGAAAGCTCTTTTGTGCTTCTTGTCTTTGCCAAACGCACTCACGAAGAGGGGGTCCGCACATGGATAAACATTCTGTAA
- the nth gene encoding endonuclease III, with translation MKRPTKAIKATLKSRFLDRYSDAVSELHYRSLYELIVAVMLSAQCTDKRVNIITPALFNAFPSVEDLAQASLEKVTSLINTCSFFNNKAKNLILMAQSVMENYGGQIPLDEKSLMKLAGVGQKTAHVVLIEYTKANVMAVDTHVFRVAHRLGLSQAKTPAKTEQDLVNAFKTELHTLHQAFVLFGRYICTAKNPKCESECFVREFCQTTQTFKPT, from the coding sequence ATGAAACGTCCAACAAAAGCCATTAAAGCCACCTTAAAATCTCGCTTTTTAGACCGTTATAGCGATGCTGTTTCAGAGTTGCATTACCGCTCTTTGTACGAATTAATCGTTGCAGTCATGCTCTCGGCCCAATGCACTGACAAGCGTGTAAATATCATTACGCCTGCTTTGTTTAATGCTTTTCCTTCTGTAGAGGACTTAGCACAAGCTTCTTTGGAAAAAGTTACATCACTGATTAACACCTGTTCTTTTTTTAATAACAAAGCAAAAAACCTCATTCTCATGGCACAAAGTGTAATGGAAAACTACGGCGGCCAAATCCCATTGGATGAAAAAAGTCTCATGAAGCTTGCTGGTGTTGGGCAAAAAACTGCTCACGTAGTGCTTATTGAATACACCAAAGCCAACGTCATGGCAGTAGATACACACGTCTTTCGTGTAGCCCATCGCCTTGGTCTAAGCCAAGCCAAAACACCTGCTAAAACCGAGCAAGACCTTGTAAATGCTTTTAAAACAGAGTTGCACACGCTGCACCAAGCTTTTGTGCTTTTTGGGCGCTACATCTGTACTGCCAAAAATCCTAAATGCGAGAGCGAATGTTTTGTGCGTGAGTTTTGCCAGACCACTCAAACCTTTAAGCCTACCTGA
- a CDS encoding DUF445 domain-containing protein has translation MFSKSLVTNLICVGFVVLSFVFDAKPLLIAGLFGLSGALTNQLAVHMLFEKVPFLYGSGVILLRFEAFKEAVKTLMMEQFFTQEQLDAFFANQEKRIDLSPLIEGTDFSPTFDALSQSVMESKFGSMLGMFGGEKALDSLREPFSNRLRESLKKLVSSDAFSIQMHEALHRSSLGEDTLAMVEGIIEKRLNELTPVMVKEMVQRLIHEHLGWLVVWGGFFGALIGLLSSLVL, from the coding sequence ATGTTCTCAAAAAGTCTTGTGACAAACCTTATTTGCGTAGGGTTTGTCGTTCTTTCTTTTGTTTTTGATGCAAAGCCGTTGTTGATAGCAGGTTTGTTTGGGCTCTCGGGAGCCCTGACGAACCAACTGGCCGTGCACATGCTCTTTGAAAAAGTACCCTTTTTGTACGGTTCTGGTGTCATTTTATTGCGTTTTGAAGCCTTTAAAGAAGCAGTCAAAACCCTCATGATGGAGCAGTTTTTTACCCAAGAACAGCTTGACGCCTTTTTTGCCAACCAAGAAAAACGCATTGACCTCTCGCCACTCATTGAAGGGACGGATTTTTCCCCTACGTTTGACGCGCTTTCTCAAAGCGTGATGGAGTCAAAATTTGGGTCGATGCTTGGAATGTTTGGTGGCGAAAAAGCACTGGATAGCTTGCGCGAACCTTTTTCAAACCGCTTGCGCGAATCCCTTAAAAAACTGGTCTCTAGCGATGCTTTTAGTATTCAAATGCACGAAGCCTTACACCGTTCTTCCCTTGGCGAAGACACCTTGGCGATGGTGGAAGGGATTATCGAAAAGCGCCTCAATGAGCTAACGCCTGTGATGGTTAAAGAGATGGTGCAACGGCTTATCCATGAACATTTGGGATGGCTTGTGGTGTGGGGAGGATTTTTTGGTGCTCTCATCGGATTGCTGAGTTCTTTGGTCCTTTAG
- a CDS encoding MotA/TolQ/ExbB proton channel family protein, translating to MHTPEISLPSLSLQKNTTNHCFFTYLKIIALPAVVYMYFVLGYVGVLDFRVGGHSVVLIGLIFAVALVFARHNGAFGACYFRKRQEEFRTELKSYVLKNLMRIGENTKSNASFEDFITAYSQRIRNDNYASVGAGIFPTMGILGTFISIAMTMPDFSSQTADALEQEISLLLTGVGTAFYVSIYGILLSLWWIFFEKRGLSIFDKDIEAIKRESLDLFWTKEEIEQAYLKENLQHFEKIGRMFERLSSNDFFERLGKSIEEKFELFDKMLSLEAQSVRMGAEHLKSGMEALSTSQEKQRDLGVLHGHILEALHQFTRSVDALQEGLFKERERAFGTHEESVKAFHESVRLLGKQLEQNSANIEVSMDGFTQALVSLLKSFKEEARANVPKNSEVEALRENLRMIDAETEQIIKKLDGLR from the coding sequence ATGCATACACCCGAGATTTCACTTCCATCACTTTCACTTCAAAAAAACACCACCAACCACTGTTTTTTTACCTACCTCAAAATCATCGCCCTTCCTGCTGTTGTTTACATGTATTTTGTGCTTGGGTATGTGGGCGTGTTGGATTTTCGTGTAGGTGGGCACAGTGTGGTGCTTATTGGGCTTATTTTTGCCGTTGCCTTGGTGTTTGCACGTCATAACGGTGCCTTTGGTGCGTGTTATTTTCGCAAGCGCCAAGAGGAATTTCGCACAGAACTTAAAAGCTACGTACTGAAAAACCTCATGCGCATCGGAGAAAACACCAAGTCAAACGCTTCCTTTGAAGATTTTATCACGGCCTATTCGCAGCGAATTCGCAACGACAATTATGCTTCTGTGGGGGCGGGGATTTTTCCCACCATGGGGATTTTGGGTACGTTTATTTCGATTGCCATGACCATGCCTGATTTTTCATCCCAAACGGCCGATGCTCTTGAGCAAGAGATTAGTTTGTTGCTTACTGGGGTGGGCACGGCTTTTTACGTGTCAATTTATGGGATTTTACTCTCCTTGTGGTGGATTTTCTTTGAAAAGCGTGGGTTGAGCATTTTTGATAAAGACATTGAGGCCATCAAGCGCGAGAGTTTGGATCTTTTTTGGACAAAAGAAGAGATTGAGCAAGCCTATTTAAAAGAAAATTTGCAGCATTTTGAGAAGATTGGGCGCATGTTTGAGCGCCTGAGTTCTAATGACTTTTTTGAACGTCTTGGCAAGAGCATTGAAGAGAAGTTTGAGCTGTTTGATAAAATGCTTTCCCTCGAGGCCCAGTCGGTACGCATGGGAGCGGAGCACTTGAAGTCTGGCATGGAAGCCCTTAGTACCTCTCAGGAAAAACAGCGCGACCTTGGGGTTTTGCATGGGCATATTTTGGAGGCTTTACACCAATTTACTCGCTCAGTAGACGCCTTGCAGGAGGGGCTGTTTAAAGAGCGCGAACGCGCCTTTGGTACTCACGAAGAGAGCGTTAAGGCATTTCATGAAAGCGTGCGTTTACTGGGGAAACAACTTGAACAAAATAGTGCCAACATAGAAGTCTCTATGGATGGGTTTACGCAAGCGCTAGTCTCACTGCTGAAATCCTTTAAAGAAGAAGCCCGCGCCAATGTGCCAAAAAATAGCGAAGTGGAAGCCTTGCGTGAGAATTTACGGATGATTGATGCTGAGACCGAGCAAATCATCAAAAAGCTTGACGGTCTACGGTAA